ACTTAAGCAAATTCTCAAATCATCGAATGATTTATGATCTTCAAACAATGAAAGATAGATTTAAACATAATGTTGTAAAGATAATGCTTACGGATTTCTCATAGCGATCTCGTTCTGTAGCAGTGCAAACCTCCGATGAGCACTCTAGTCTATGCTCATTCTTCCAGTAAATATCTGGAAGAACCAAAAAACGCATGAGCCAAACAATTCACATCAGTAATTAACAAATCAAAATACCAAAATCAATTCCGGCTCGAAGCCCTAACTATAAAGACCATATCGATCAGGAACAGGAAAGAGTGAGAAATTAAACGATCAACCACAAATATAGAGAGAGAGGCCGTTACCGAGGAGTTGAAACCCGGCGAAGGCGACGATGGAGGCGGCAGGCTGGAGTACGAGCGAGACGAGTGACACGATGCGTTTTTTCAGAAGCATAGGGTAAGGGAGAGTCAAGATGACGGCGATCGCGACCTCCGCGGCAACCACGTACGACAGAATCAGCCATTGCAATGCCATCTTCTTCTTCTTCTTCTTCTTCTTCTAGATCTCTCTTTCGCTTTCTTTATCTCGGTCCTTTTCTTCTATGATCTGGATTCGGCGCGCGACCGACACGTATCTACGCCGTAAGCGAGTGCCCGCTTATCCTTAACTTTTCTTTCCTTGATCTTTTAATTAATGGGCCGTTTGACGGCCCGATAACCCCACCATTTTATTTTATGGAGATTAACCCGCATTCTTAATCTATAGTTCTTAACTCATAATTTCACATTTATTTTAAACATTTTTCGGCTAAGAACTGACTTTTATACCTCTTATTTAAAAGACGGTTTTTAACTAGTTAAAAATTAAGAAACGATTTTTAAGCAGAAGCCAAGAACCCCATCCTAAGAGCCCGGGTTAATCATGGTCTTAATGCTATTAACTTCAGGTTCAGATACAGAATATCTTATATATTAAAATAGAAGTCATGACTTCTTTCATGTGTTTTTTTTTTAATTTGGACCATCACTTATAAGTTTTATTAAATGTATTTTATTAAGACTAATAATACTTATAATCTTTAAAATACTTTAATCATAATATCTTTTGATATCTTTTCATTTTAAATATAAATATATTTATTTTAAAATTCTAAAAAATCTGTTTTAAAAGATTTTTACAAGATCTTCATTTTCAAAATTATATTTAAATATTTTCATTAATTTTGAAATTAGTTTTAAATATCATTATACATTAATAAATTCAGTAATCATTTATAAAATGAAAAATAAAAAATTCTGTAATATTTTATATATTATATAATCATAAACAATCATATTAAAAGAAAATTATGATATTGAGCTAAATATAATAAAATTTTATTAATTTTATAAATTTTATTTTCGTAAGTATAAAATATTTATGTTCAAAAATAAAATCTAATAAGTTGGTAAGATGGATTAACATTAGCAAACTATATAATACATGTATAAAAATTAACATGTATTTCTTTAAAGCTTATAATATAAAATCTTTGTAACTACTTTATTCATAATATATTTTCATTTTAAATATAATATATTTATATATTCTATTTTAAAAATTCTAATAAATATTTGTAAAAATATTTTAACAATAATTTAATGTATTTTAAGTTATCGTATAAAATAAAATAAATAAATTATATCATATTTTATCTACTTTATAGTCATGATCATGTTAAAATACAATTATTATACTTAAATAAATATGATAAAAGTATATTCAATTGATAAATTTTGTTTTCATAAATATAAATTATTTATTTTAAAAATATAATGTGATGATAGAACGGCTTAAAATTAGCAAACCATATAATAGATTTCTAAAAATTAACATATCTTAGACTTTTGTATATACAATAATATATTATCAATAATATATTATCTAATATGAATAAGCATAAAAAATATTAGTAAAAAAAATACAACTTTGAAACACGGATCAGAATTTAACATAAATTAAATACAAAATAATTTTCAAATATGTTTTTTCGTGAATATATTAATTTGCTTAATAACTAAATGCAAATACAATAAGATAAATATATAATAAAAAGTGAAAATACATACGGTTTTAAACAATTGATTAATTATAACATGTAAATTATAAAATTATTGTATTTGAAATAGTTATATAAATATTTAAGTATATGATTAACGTTAAAAATATATACCACTAATGTTTAAAAACAATAATTTATGTATAGAAAAGTGAAAACAAGACCGAGCGGATCAAAATCTAGTTAATGTTAAAAAAGAAAATTGATAGTATTCAAAAAGAAATCTTCGTTTAAAAGTATAGAAAATTGATTTTCATAGAATTCATCAAGAATGAATCGACATGGAAAGTTAGTTTTGGATAAGCCTAGATTATCATAAAGTAAATGGAAAGATATATTACACAAGAAAGCAATTTATTTTGTTTCTCGGGATATATGAATTATTGAATTAGGATTCTGGTGAGAGAAGAGGTTCTTTGTAGCAACTATTGGCTTCGTGTATGTATGTCTAAAGATATTTTCAGACTCCGTGAGGGCTCTCGGTTTATGCAAATCCTTTTTTGGTGGTGGTGCGTAATACTATGAGAGTTCATAAGCTTCCGAATAGTGGTTCTTTGAAAAAGAAAATGCCTCTTCATATTATATTTGAGGAACCTTTTATTATATGTTTATTTTTTGTATAGCTTCTTAGACTCATCATGTTTATCTCTTGCGCAACATATTTGATGTGTATACTTTGAAAGGAGGTGGCAAACTAGCAAGTCTCGCTGCTATTAATTCATAATCCGGCGTACAAGGATCTGTAAATTTTCATAAGATCAATTATAGTACACCAGTTCTTGTTTACTACTGTGATGTACTTCTCTCTGACAATAATAGTATACTATACACAATTCAAGGGGTAGAGAGAGAGAGAGAGTCAAGGGGCGGCTAGTGAAAAGAGGGAGTTCGTTCCTAAATTTGTAAGGATAGTTTTGCTTTCTTTATTTATCTGTCAAATAAAAATTTCTGACATCTATTCTCCTCTTCTGTTCAAACATTTGAGAACAAGTTAAAAAAACAATGGCACTCGCCAGAAACTCTGATTCTGAGGAGCATTTGCATTCCACTTTCGCTTCCAGATATGTCCGTGCTGTTATTCCCAGGTTTCTCTCTCTCTCTCTCTCTGTCCTTATGCTCGACTCTTTCCTCATCTCTAGTGTTTTTTATGATTGCATTATTGTGTTTGCACATCTTGAAACAGGTTCAAGATGCCTGACAATTCCATGCCCAAAGACGCTGCTTATCAAGTAATCAGTGATGAGTTGATGCTTGATGGCAATCCCAGGCTTAATCTCGCTTCCTTTGTCACCACTTGGATGGAACGTGAGTGTGACAAACTCATCATGGAATCTGTTAACAAGAACTATGTTGACATGGATGAATATCCTGTCACTACCGAGCTCCAGGTTCCCCTTTTGTCTCTCACCATCTGTGTTTTTTTTTTTATTACAAATATGTTCAAGCCTGGTTTCCATATCATAATACATCTTGATCTCTCCTCTTCAGAATCGGTGTGTAAATATGATAGCCAACTTGTTCCACGCTCCCGTTGGAGAAGACGAGGCTGCTATTGGATGCGGAACCGTTGGTTCATCTGAGGCTATAATGCTTGCCGGTTTAGCTTTCAAAAGGAAATGGCAACAGAGGAGAAGAGCTCAAGGTTTACCTACTGATAATCCGAACATTGTAACTGGTGCCAATGTTCAGGTCTATTTATATAAACTTACTTCTTGCTCATCCTCCGACCATCACATTTGATTTGGAAACTGATTTTGGAATCATCCGGGCAGGTGTGCTGGGAGAAATTTGCAAGGTACTTTGAGGTAGAGCTCAAAGAGGTGAAGCTAAGTGAAGGCTATTACGTGATGGACCCAGCAAAAGCTGTAGAGATGGTTGATGAGAATACAATCTGCATTGCAGCGATTCTAGGATCCACACTTACAGGAGAGTTTGAGGATGTGAAGACACTAAACGATCTCTTAGCTGAGAAAAACGCAGAGACTGGTTGGGATGTTTCTATTCACGTTGATTCAGCCAGTGGAGGATTCATTGCTCCTTTCCTCTACCCTGATCTCGAATGGGACTTTAGGCTTCCGTGGGTGAAGAGCATCAATGTCAGTGGTCATAAGTATGGACTTGTTTATGCAGGAGTTGGTTGGATTGTCTGGAGAACCAAAGATGATTTGCCTGAGGACCTTGTCTTTCACATTAACTACTTAGGAGCTGATCAACCCACTTTCACTCTTAATTTCTCTAAAGGTTTTGTATAACCACTACTTTTTTTTTCAAAATTGGTTAATTATGCTATTACAAACTATGAGAAAGTTTAAACTTCAATCATTTTGTTATCGCATTGACCCTAATAAAAACTCAATTTCTTTTGCAGGGTCGAGCCAAATCATTGCTCAGTACTATCAGTTTATCCGCCTAGGCTTTGAGGTACTTGTCACTCTTATATTGTTTCTTCTTTACAGTTTCATCTTATTCTAAGAAACTATATAATCATAATAGGGATACAATAACATAATGGAAAACTGCATGGACAATGCAAGGAGGCTAAGAGAAGGAATAGAGATGACAGGGAAGTTCAACATTGTGTCTAAATATATTGGTGTGCCGCTAGTGGCATTCTCTCTCAAAGACAGTAGCAAACACACCGTGTTTGAGATAGCAGAGTCTCTGAGGAAGTTCGGATGGATAATACCGGCTTACACTATGCCTGCAGATGCACAACACATTGCTGTGCTCAGAGTTGTGATCAGGGAAGACTTTAGCCGAGGCCTTGCAGACAGACTCATCACACATATCTTACAGGTACTGAAGGAGATCGAAGGGCTTCCTAGCCGGATTGCGCATATAGCAGCTGCTGCAAAGGTTAGTGGTGGTGAAGAGAAGACTGCTAAGATGTCGTTGGAGGATATCGCTAAGTATTGGAAACGTCTTGTTGAAAACAAAAGAAATATTGTCTGTTAGGACCTAAGGGGATAAGTCTTCATGCTTCTTCTTTGAACCAATAACGTGTTTGTTTGGTAATAAGGTTTTCAGTTTATAACTTGAACTTCCTTTTTGTTTTTTCCTTCCTGGCATTTTCTTTATTTGATGGTAATCTTTATACAATAAAGTATTTTTTTTTCCATAGGGAAAAAAGACATGTGGCACTCTAACTTTGAGTTTTGTTGATTTCATCTTGGGACTGATCTGAATGGGCTATACCGAATGTTTTATTGTTTGCATTTATGTTCTCTTATGTTCACGGGCCTTAATGAGTCGTATCAACTCTATTTGGACTCAACAAAGAAACAAAAGCTTGAATTTTAGCTGCATTCACCTTCGAGTATATTGAAAGTGAAGAACGTAGAGAGCTTGACCCCATTGCAACTCTGTTTACTCTTCTTCGTGAGGGAGAGAGAGATTAATGAGAAACGGGGAAGAACAAATGCATCATTCAATAAAATAAGGTAAACGGGGAAGAACAAATGCATCATTCAATTTTTTTGATGTTGTCTTCACAGGATGTTGGAAAATCTGCACTGGAGAGCTATCAAGAGTACTTTAATTTCTGGCTTTTAACATATTTGCTTGGATTGATCATCTTCCCTACTTACACAAAAACATGAAAGGTAGTGAATAAGTTTTTATATGATTTCGACTTAACTTCTATGTTTCTTCTTGGCCTTAATTATCATCACCACCTGTATTTAGATCAATGTTAATGTTACATTTTGGTATGCCATTGGAGTTTCTGTGGTTGAGCCCAGCAACAGCAGATCCAAGGGAGGGTTGAATAAGTGTGAGTGCAGTTGGCGGCAAGATGAGATGAAGAGACATGTACGTCTAACAACATCATGTGAGGTAGAGAAAATTAAAACTCTGATGAGAGGCAAGAACTGAGAGTAATCTTGGGACAGCTAATTTTTTTTAGAAGTTTCAAAATAGAGGTCAAAGCGATGAAAGAAAAAAAAACTGTTAGAGGCTAACATGGAAACAAAGAAAACGATGAAAGAAGATCTTCATACAAAGCTGAACATACGAAGTCGTCTTGAGAATAATAATTGAGTTAATCATAATTGAGGCACCAATCACAGTGCCTTGATTGTATGTGAACAAGTGAAAGCGAACGCTGAGAAGATGGAGATGGTTCCAAGGAAGAAGAATTTAAGGTTCTTGAAGAAAATGTTTTTTATGATGACAAAAGTGAGCAGCAAGAAATATGTAGCCTTCGCTATGTAGTGAATAAAAACAAATATATAATATATTCATAAGACTTACATTTTTTTTTTTGATAACTGTAAATTGTATTTCCAAAATAAAATTGGTTACATGAGCTTCAAAAACAGAGTACTTCTATGGCAAAAAAAAAAAAATTAAAAAACAGTGAGAAGCTAAGAGTTTGGTGCAGCAAATTTTAGCTAAGCTTAGCTATACTTGAACTACAAGGAGAGTAAGGTTGTACACCCCTTGTTGCGCCGTCTGCTAGGAGAATATCTTTCGTGACCCTATCAATCTTGTTGAAGATAGCTAGGGGCCTTGTTGGAGATCTTCCATGTTTCCTATCATTTCTTTCTCTCCATATGCGATAAACTGTAGCTTGACAGACAATTAAACTGAGAAGCCTTCTCCTTGGTCATCTCTGCTGGAGAAGCCACCCAATCATCGCTTGCCAAGAGTTAAAACTGTTTCACCGGATCCCAGATCTCCACTGCAAACCTGCAATGCAAGAGCAAATGATCCCTTGTTTCCTCATCAGTGGAGCAAAAAGTACAGGTTCCAATATCCATCAATCGCATTGCGCGAGTCGCTCATTCACCGGCAGCCTATCAAGGTTAACCAAAGTGTGTATAGGACTTTTGTGGATATATGTGTCTCTGATATGTGATGAGTGCAGACTCTTTTCTGATCTGATATAATAAAACATAATATCTTAGCCCGTACTAATTTTTGTTTTTTCTTTTCAATGCGACTGTTTGTTCTAATGTATCAAACTATCAATATATTGGATATGTTGTGAGTACGACAATGATTTGTAACAATGACCTGTTTATGAATCCATCATATAGTGTGTAATTAAGATTTTTTTTTTAAATGCGATAAACCCTTTCAGCCAGAAAAAATAAAGCCTGCTAGAACCTAGAAACACCATAAATCAGATAAATAAACAAGAGCTCTATGTCATATAAAAATGAAATATTATAATGACAATCCACTACCTCAATAGGCTGATATAGTTGTTAATATAATAACTAACTAGATTTTAACCCGCACGTTCGTGTTGATATTTTTTATTTATAAATGTATTTGATATTATTATAAATGTTTTAAATATATAATTTTTATTTTTGTATTATATATTGTGTAAATCTATAATATTATTATTTATATTTCTTATTCGACGTTATTATATATTGTGTAACTCTATAATATTATTATACATTTTACTTTGTTATTAATTTTATTACTTACTAATATATTTTCAAGTTAGGTACAATAAAATAACAATATGAAATAATCAAATAGATAATCTCCTCCAAAATATTTTTTCAATTTAGACATTCTGCTATAATATATTTTTAAAATTTAATTATTTGTATTATAAAAAATAAATATGTTTAAGATAATTAATATTTACATGTTGTGTGTTAAAAAATATACTTTAACATATATTATTTTAGTGTTTTATGGGATTTACAAGTAAAAACATGGTTTTGTTTAAATAATATAAACCTATGATTTTACATAGTAGCATCTATCATATTATTTTAGTAAATTTTATTGATATAGGATATTTTTAATTGTTATGATATTAAGTTTTTTTAATTAAGATTTTAAAATATTAGATTCCTTTAGTTTTTACAACATATATATTTTGTTTTTTCCTAGTCATTTCAAAAATTTATTCTTTATTATCTATGATTTTTTCTTTTATAAAATTTGAAAAATTATCATTTTGAGTTTGAATAATTATTTTCAAAATGTTATATTTTATCAAGAAAACTTTGAAAAATTACACTATTGTATTTGAGTTTGGAAGATTACATAAATTTTGAATATTTTTTGTTACTACATCAATACTTTATTTTATAAAAAATATTTGAATTTTTGGTAATATTTGTAAATTTTCTCAAAAGATTTGTTATAATTAAAATAAAATATATATTTATAATTAAAATTTGATTTGTCATTAATATTTTAAATGAATTATTAAACTTTCATAGTTTTCTAATAATATATATTTTAAATAGTATATG
This sequence is a window from Brassica oleracea var. oleracea cultivar TO1000 chromosome C1, BOL, whole genome shotgun sequence. Protein-coding genes within it:
- the LOC106343019 gene encoding uncharacterized protein LOC106343019, with protein sequence MALQWLILSYVVAAEVAIAVILTLPYPMLLKKRIVSLVSLVLQPAASIVAFAGFQLLDIYWKNEHRLECSSEVCTATERDRYEKSIYKAQRNVVLCAAGILLYWCIYRICKYNKDLDHLEELEKRYKAD
- the LOC106295882 gene encoding glutamate decarboxylase 5-like; protein product: MALARNSDSEEHLHSTFASRYVRAVIPRFKMPDNSMPKDAAYQVISDELMLDGNPRLNLASFVTTWMERECDKLIMESVNKNYVDMDEYPVTTELQNRCVNMIANLFHAPVGEDEAAIGCGTVGSSEAIMLAGLAFKRKWQQRRRAQGLPTDNPNIVTGANVQVCWEKFARYFEVELKEVKLSEGYYVMDPAKAVEMVDENTICIAAILGSTLTGEFEDVKTLNDLLAEKNAETGWDVSIHVDSASGGFIAPFLYPDLEWDFRLPWVKSINVSGHKYGLVYAGVGWIVWRTKDDLPEDLVFHINYLGADQPTFTLNFSKGSSQIIAQYYQFIRLGFEGYNNIMENCMDNARRLREGIEMTGKFNIVSKYIGVPLVAFSLKDSSKHTVFEIAESLRKFGWIIPAYTMPADAQHIAVLRVVIREDFSRGLADRLITHILQVLKEIEGLPSRIAHIAAAAKVSGGEEKTAKMSLEDIAKYWKRLVENKRNIVC